A window from Actinomycetospora corticicola encodes these proteins:
- a CDS encoding amidohydrolase family protein, with amino-acid sequence MTITPDPAVRRLPTQEITTTTDTREILANARRDTERYGLDDYFIVDVDSHHVELDSWPEILQYLDSPVLRDSANQMMRNWPNAARLALHNHSPGLTMQDVSGRIPHQASLGEETPGTTSGADRDATLVRRAMDAMSIDVQVVFPQPMLETGLHPQPEVATALLQAYNRWFTAEVLPREPRIRTMLGLPFENPDACLETIEEFADTPGVIGFLVTSQRHAGVHRNAYMPVYRELERRGLPIGFHAGPNQADTMTSTMNRFLSAHAMSFVTCNMTHMTNWVVNGIPERFPGLKTIWIESGLAWLPFMMQRLDHEYSMRQSDAPLLTRPPSHYIREMYYTSQPMEWTDDKLLAATLEAIDAENTLMYSSDWPHWDFDVPGRIAALPFVSEHGKRNILGETARKVFSLGG; translated from the coding sequence ATGACGATCACGCCCGACCCGGCGGTGCGGCGCCTGCCCACGCAGGAGATCACCACCACCACCGACACCCGCGAGATCCTCGCGAACGCGCGGCGGGACACCGAGCGCTACGGCCTCGACGACTACTTCATCGTCGACGTCGACTCCCACCACGTGGAGCTCGACTCGTGGCCGGAGATCCTGCAGTACCTCGACAGCCCGGTGCTGCGCGACAGCGCGAACCAGATGATGCGGAACTGGCCCAACGCGGCGCGCCTGGCCCTGCACAACCACTCGCCCGGCCTGACGATGCAGGACGTCTCCGGGCGCATCCCGCACCAGGCGTCGCTCGGGGAGGAGACCCCGGGCACGACGTCGGGCGCGGACCGGGACGCGACGCTGGTGCGGCGCGCGATGGACGCGATGTCGATCGACGTCCAGGTCGTGTTCCCGCAGCCGATGCTGGAGACGGGGCTGCACCCGCAGCCGGAGGTCGCGACGGCGCTGCTGCAGGCCTACAACCGCTGGTTCACCGCCGAGGTGCTGCCCCGCGAGCCGCGCATCCGGACGATGCTGGGGCTGCCGTTCGAGAACCCGGACGCCTGCCTGGAGACGATCGAGGAGTTCGCCGACACCCCCGGCGTCATCGGGTTCCTCGTGACCTCCCAGCGGCACGCCGGGGTGCACCGCAACGCGTACATGCCGGTGTACCGGGAGCTGGAGCGCCGCGGCCTGCCGATCGGGTTCCACGCGGGGCCGAACCAGGCCGACACGATGACCTCGACGATGAACCGGTTCCTCTCGGCCCACGCGATGAGCTTCGTGACCTGCAACATGACCCACATGACCAACTGGGTGGTCAACGGCATCCCGGAGCGGTTCCCGGGGCTGAAGACCATCTGGATCGAGAGCGGCCTCGCGTGGTTGCCGTTCATGATGCAGCGGCTCGACCACGAGTACTCGATGCGCCAGTCGGACGCCCCGCTGCTCACGCGCCCGCCGTCGCACTACATCCGCGAGATGTACTACACCTCGCAGCCGATGGAGTGGACCGACGACAAGCTGCTCGCGGCCACGCTCGAGGCGATCGACGCGGAGAACACGCTGATGTACTCCAGCGACTGGCCGCACTGGGACTTCGACGTCCCGGGCCGGATCGCCGCGCTGCCGTTCGTGTCCGAGCACGGCAAGCGCAACATCCTCGGCGAGACGGCGCGGAAGGTGTTCTCGCTGGGTGGCTGA
- the nirD gene encoding nitrite reductase small subunit NirD: MTAQADARHHPSGSTDGAEAKDPHPTPATPAHPPSGTGWTAVCPLEKLQPERGVCALVEGEPVALFRTRDDRLFALHNVDPFSAASVLSRGIVGDLGGTPVVASPLYKQHFALESGVALEDSDVVVATYPVRVVNGTVEVGGP, encoded by the coding sequence ATGACCGCACAGGCCGACGCCCGCCACCACCCGTCGGGCTCGACCGACGGCGCGGAGGCCAAGGACCCGCACCCGACCCCGGCGACCCCGGCCCACCCGCCGTCGGGAACGGGGTGGACCGCGGTCTGTCCGCTCGAGAAGCTGCAGCCGGAGCGCGGGGTGTGCGCGCTGGTGGAGGGTGAGCCGGTCGCGCTGTTCCGCACCCGGGACGACCGGCTGTTCGCCCTGCACAACGTCGACCCGTTCTCGGCGGCGTCGGTGCTCTCGCGCGGCATCGTCGGCGACCTGGGCGGGACCCCGGTCGTCGCCTCGCCGTTGTACAAGCAGCACTTCGCGCTGGAGTCGGGCGTGGCGCTGGAGGACTCGGACGTCGTCGTCGCCACCTATCCTGTGCGGGTGGTGAACGGGACGGTCGAGGTCGGTGGTCCGTGA
- a CDS encoding uroporphyrinogen-III synthase, whose translation MSGPLDGVRVGVTADRRADDQIELLHRKGATTVHGPTMRIVPLADDAQLASETRGLLDAPPDVVVATTGQGFRGWLEVADEWELGERLRAVLAAAEVLARGPKARGAIRGAGFREAWSADETESSPEVLEHLLEQGVSGRRIAVQLHGDPMTSFLAALREAGADVVEVHVYRWEPPPDLPAVDALIDAVIAREVDVVTFTSAPAVEGLVQRAEALGRDADLLAALRDGVLACTVGPVTSAPLDRLDVPSLAPERFRLGAMVKRLEEHVGDAAQRSSTR comes from the coding sequence GTGAGCGGCCCCCTGGACGGCGTGCGGGTCGGCGTGACGGCCGACCGCCGCGCCGACGACCAGATCGAGCTCCTGCACCGCAAGGGCGCGACGACGGTGCACGGCCCGACGATGCGGATCGTGCCCCTGGCCGACGACGCGCAGCTCGCGTCGGAGACCCGCGGGCTGCTCGACGCGCCGCCCGACGTCGTGGTCGCGACCACCGGGCAGGGCTTCCGCGGGTGGCTCGAGGTCGCCGACGAGTGGGAGCTGGGGGAGCGGCTGCGGGCGGTCCTCGCCGCCGCCGAGGTGCTGGCGCGGGGCCCGAAGGCGCGCGGCGCGATCCGCGGCGCCGGGTTCCGCGAGGCGTGGTCGGCCGACGAGACCGAGTCGTCGCCCGAGGTCCTGGAGCACCTGCTCGAGCAGGGGGTGTCCGGACGACGGATCGCGGTCCAGCTGCACGGCGACCCCATGACCTCCTTCCTCGCCGCGCTGCGTGAGGCCGGCGCGGACGTCGTCGAGGTGCACGTCTACCGGTGGGAGCCGCCGCCCGACCTGCCCGCCGTCGACGCCCTCATCGACGCCGTCATCGCGCGCGAGGTCGACGTCGTCACCTTCACGAGCGCTCCCGCCGTCGAGGGTCTGGTGCAGCGCGCGGAGGCGCTGGGGCGGGACGCGGACCTGCTCGCCGCCCTGCGCGACGGCGTGCTCGCCTGCACCGTGGGGCCCGTGACGTCCGCCCCGCTCGATCGTCTCGACGTGCCCTCGCTGGCGCCGGAGCGGTTCCGGTTGGGGGCGATGGTGAAGCGGCTCGAGGAACACGTGGGAGACGCAGCGCAGCGGAGCTCGACCCGATGA
- a CDS encoding Rieske (2Fe-2S) protein, whose amino-acid sequence MTTTTPQARDVDVAASGDVPERGRLVVEIGSGPDAVTVGIFRFGGRLHAWENVCAHQGGPACQGRIVGRVRERLDEGKRSLGLRFDEDTMHVVCPWHGYEYDVTTGRHPGVPGASLRRIEVAEAEGRIRVTV is encoded by the coding sequence ATGACCACCACCACACCGCAGGCGCGCGACGTCGACGTCGCCGCGTCCGGGGACGTGCCCGAGCGGGGCCGCCTCGTCGTCGAGATCGGGTCCGGTCCCGACGCCGTGACCGTCGGCATCTTCCGCTTCGGCGGCCGCCTGCACGCGTGGGAGAACGTGTGCGCGCACCAGGGCGGGCCCGCCTGCCAGGGCCGGATCGTCGGCCGCGTCCGGGAGCGGCTCGACGAGGGCAAGCGCAGCCTCGGCCTGCGGTTCGACGAGGACACGATGCACGTGGTGTGCCCGTGGCACGGCTACGAGTACGACGTGACGACCGGCCGGCACCCCGGGGTGCCGGGGGCGTCGCTGCGCCGCATCGAGGTCGCCGAGGCGGAGGGCCGGATCCGTGTCACGGTCTGA
- a CDS encoding cupin domain-containing protein has product MSGFVRPAGTGETYDFDGAVFTVKAAGDDTEGRVSVMEQAAPVGLVVAPHTHEGEDEMFHVLAGRVGGRCGSDEFTADTGAFIFLPRDVEHSLWVLGDEPVRMLTICGPATFDALVREQGRRRG; this is encoded by the coding sequence ATGAGCGGATTCGTGCGCCCGGCCGGGACCGGCGAGACCTACGACTTCGACGGCGCCGTGTTCACGGTGAAGGCCGCCGGGGACGACACCGAGGGTCGGGTGTCGGTCATGGAGCAGGCGGCACCGGTCGGGCTCGTCGTCGCGCCGCACACCCACGAGGGCGAGGACGAGATGTTCCACGTGCTCGCCGGTCGGGTCGGCGGGCGGTGCGGCTCCGACGAGTTCACCGCGGACACCGGCGCGTTCATCTTCCTGCCGCGCGACGTCGAGCACTCGCTCTGGGTGCTGGGCGACGAGCCGGTGCGGATGCTGACGATCTGCGGCCCGGCGACGTTCGACGCGCTCGTCCGCGAGCAGGGGCGTCGTCGCGGGTAG
- a CDS encoding DUF5313 family protein, with amino-acid sequence MQNVKRPDPLRWLWYAYGGGLPERFSPWVLHDTTCRTWWLRHIARILVQIAPFAIAILVFVPGPLWLRAMCALGGGIMGMIFAVAYVHETAEHRLVKAGYPVGTGVATRAERDRDKDDAAAARYAERYRRS; translated from the coding sequence GTGCAAAACGTCAAGCGACCCGACCCGCTCCGGTGGCTCTGGTACGCCTACGGCGGCGGGCTGCCCGAGCGGTTCTCACCCTGGGTCCTGCACGACACGACCTGCCGGACCTGGTGGCTGCGCCACATCGCCCGGATCCTGGTCCAGATCGCCCCGTTCGCGATCGCGATCCTCGTCTTCGTGCCCGGCCCGCTGTGGCTGCGCGCGATGTGCGCGCTCGGCGGCGGGATCATGGGCATGATCTTCGCGGTCGCCTACGTGCACGAGACCGCGGAACACCGGCTGGTGAAGGCCGGCTACCCCGTCGGCACCGGCGTCGCGACCCGCGCGGAACGGGACCGCGACAAGGACGACGCGGCCGCGGCCCGGTACGCGGAGCGCTACCGCCGTTCCTGA
- a CDS encoding protein kinase domain-containing protein: MAEDDELIAGRYRVVARVGSGAMGVVWRAEDERLQRTVALKQVRLPGGVDERSTEQAHQRVMREGRLVARIHHPHAIAMFDAVDHGGEPWLVMEYLPSRSLAEVVAADGPLTPHAAAAMGHQVAAALTAAHTAGIVHRDVKPGNVLLGTDGIVKVTDFGISRAVDEATLTSTGMMAGTPAYLAPEIARGASADFRSDVYSLGSTIYAAVEGEPPFGSGENALALLHRVASGDHPPPRRAGSLAPLLERMLAADPVHRPEMHQVRDELERLAAVDVETDAWPEEVPATSPTVPVPPSAPSDPSDPSTGPGSTSGSGRRVAVAPVPAPPGPGPTHPLPPRADPAPVGEEEGTRRRPLLIGLGVLLVAAAAVVALVLGTGGGGLGGATTGPSTATDQAEPGSGTASDDWSAADASDAPPAPGTSDQVAQQQAVIDYYGLIPSDLAEGWQRLTPSYQRNTAGGFAGYSRFWGDMSRVTVRGVSPAPGDAVDATVTYTYRDGRTSEERTLFRMVQQDGVWKIDGSQVLSSR; the protein is encoded by the coding sequence GTGGCCGAGGACGACGAGCTGATCGCCGGGCGCTACCGCGTCGTCGCGCGGGTCGGGAGCGGGGCGATGGGCGTGGTCTGGCGCGCCGAGGACGAGCGGCTGCAGCGCACGGTGGCCCTCAAGCAGGTCCGGCTGCCCGGCGGGGTCGACGAACGCAGCACCGAGCAGGCCCATCAGCGCGTCATGCGCGAGGGCCGGCTCGTCGCCCGCATCCACCACCCGCACGCCATCGCGATGTTCGACGCGGTCGACCACGGCGGGGAGCCGTGGCTGGTCATGGAGTACCTGCCGTCGCGGAGCCTCGCCGAGGTGGTCGCCGCCGACGGGCCGCTGACCCCGCACGCCGCCGCGGCGATGGGCCACCAGGTCGCCGCGGCCCTGACGGCGGCACACACGGCCGGGATCGTCCACCGCGACGTGAAGCCCGGCAACGTCCTGCTCGGCACCGACGGCATCGTCAAGGTCACCGACTTCGGCATCTCCCGCGCCGTCGACGAGGCCACCCTCACCTCGACCGGGATGATGGCCGGGACGCCCGCCTACCTCGCGCCGGAGATCGCCCGTGGGGCGTCGGCCGACTTCCGGTCGGACGTCTACTCGCTCGGATCCACGATCTACGCGGCGGTCGAGGGCGAGCCGCCGTTCGGGTCGGGCGAGAACGCGCTGGCCCTGCTGCACCGGGTCGCGTCCGGGGACCACCCGCCGCCCCGCCGTGCCGGCAGCCTCGCGCCGCTGCTGGAGCGCATGCTCGCCGCCGATCCGGTGCACCGCCCGGAGATGCACCAGGTCCGCGACGAACTCGAACGGCTCGCCGCCGTCGACGTCGAGACCGACGCCTGGCCCGAGGAGGTCCCGGCGACGAGCCCGACCGTGCCGGTCCCGCCGTCGGCCCCGTCCGACCCGTCCGACCCGTCGACCGGGCCCGGGAGCACCTCCGGCAGCGGCCGTCGCGTCGCGGTCGCGCCCGTCCCGGCCCCGCCCGGTCCCGGCCCGACACACCCGCTGCCGCCGCGCGCCGACCCCGCGCCGGTGGGCGAGGAGGAGGGGACCCGCCGTCGTCCGTTGCTGATCGGCCTCGGGGTGCTGCTGGTGGCCGCCGCCGCGGTCGTGGCGCTGGTGCTGGGGACGGGCGGTGGCGGGCTCGGGGGTGCCACCACCGGCCCGTCGACCGCGACCGACCAGGCCGAGCCCGGGAGCGGGACGGCCTCCGACGACTGGTCGGCCGCCGACGCCTCGGACGCCCCGCCCGCGCCGGGCACGTCCGACCAGGTCGCGCAGCAGCAGGCGGTCATCGACTACTACGGGCTGATCCCGTCGGACCTGGCCGAGGGCTGGCAGCGGCTGACGCCGTCGTACCAGCGGAACACCGCGGGCGGGTTCGCCGGGTACTCCCGGTTCTGGGGCGACATGAGCCGGGTGACCGTCCGTGGGGTGTCCCCGGCCCCGGGCGACGCCGTGGACGCCACCGTCACCTACACCTACCGCGACGGGCGGACCAGCGAGGAGCGGACGCTGTTCCGGATGGTGCAGCAGGACGGCGTCTGGAAGATCGACGGGAGCCAGGTCCTCTCGAGCCGCTGA
- the nirB gene encoding nitrite reductase large subunit NirB, producing the protein MNPRTVVVVGHGMVGHRFVESLRRLDTEDAWKVVVLAEENRPAYDRVALSSYVGDASADDLTLDEHSDPLVELHLDEPVASVDLARRTVRTAKGRDVAYDELVVATGSVPFVPPVPGRDLDDVFVYRTLDDLDGLRAAAEKAISTAGAGRRSGVVVGGGLLGLEAANALRQLGLSPHVVEMAPRLMPVQVDEGGGALLRRLVSELGLRVHTGVSTSSIARDHRGGLTVTLSDGTELDASVVVFSAGIRPADTVAREAGLEVGERGGVLVDDRCRTSDEHVWAIGEVAAVKGRTYGLVAPGYAMAEVVAGRLTGGEGRFTEADLSTKLKLLGVDVASFGDAHAATAGALEVTLNDPVAGTYSKLVVSDDATTLLGGILVGDASNYETLRGFLGEKLPGDPMSLIAPASDGAVGVGIDALPDGAQICSCNAVTKGALVEAISSGEATTVPQLKACTRAGTTCGSCVPTLGKVLASCGVEVSKALCEHFAQSRAELYEIVRVTGLRTFTEVVEGYGTGRGCDVCKPAVASMLATLAGGHVLDGESATLQDTNDHFLANMQRNGTYSVVPRLPGGEVTPEGLIAIGSVAKDFGLYTKITGGQRIDMFGARVDDLPKIWRRLVDAGFESGHAYGKSLRTVKSCVGTDWCRYGVQDSVGLAVALELRYRGLRSPHKLKSGVSGCARECAEARSKDFGIIATETGWNLYLGGNGGFTPRHAELIASDLDTTTLVRTIDRFLMFYVRTADRLQRTAPWIESLEGGIDHLREVIMEDSLGICASLDEQMAGHVAGYADEWAAVLEDPEKLERFTSFVNAPGVPDPTIEFVDHLGRRVPAGMKDGQPTDLAALGLGGVPITDGARIPMGAPA; encoded by the coding sequence ATGAACCCCCGCACGGTCGTCGTCGTCGGCCACGGGATGGTCGGGCACCGCTTCGTCGAGAGCCTGCGCCGGCTCGACACCGAGGACGCGTGGAAGGTGGTGGTGCTGGCCGAGGAGAACCGGCCGGCCTACGACCGGGTCGCGCTGTCCTCCTACGTCGGCGACGCCTCGGCGGACGACCTCACCCTCGACGAGCACAGCGACCCGCTGGTGGAGCTGCACCTCGACGAGCCGGTGGCGTCCGTCGACCTCGCGCGGCGCACGGTCCGGACCGCGAAGGGTCGCGACGTCGCCTACGACGAACTGGTCGTCGCCACCGGCAGCGTCCCGTTCGTGCCGCCGGTGCCGGGCCGCGACCTCGACGACGTCTTCGTCTACCGCACGCTCGACGACCTCGACGGGTTGCGCGCGGCGGCGGAGAAGGCGATCTCGACGGCGGGTGCGGGCCGGCGGTCCGGCGTCGTCGTCGGCGGCGGGCTGCTCGGGCTGGAGGCCGCGAACGCGCTGCGGCAGCTCGGCCTGTCGCCGCACGTGGTGGAGATGGCGCCGCGACTGATGCCGGTGCAGGTCGACGAGGGCGGTGGCGCGTTGCTCCGGCGGCTCGTGTCCGAGCTCGGCCTGCGGGTTCACACCGGCGTCTCCACGAGCTCGATCGCCCGGGACCACCGCGGCGGCCTGACCGTCACGCTCTCCGACGGCACCGAGCTCGACGCCTCCGTGGTCGTCTTCTCCGCCGGCATCCGTCCGGCCGACACGGTGGCCCGCGAGGCGGGGCTCGAGGTGGGGGAGCGCGGCGGGGTGCTGGTCGACGACCGGTGCCGGACCTCCGACGAGCACGTCTGGGCCATCGGCGAGGTCGCCGCGGTCAAGGGCCGGACCTACGGCCTCGTCGCGCCGGGGTACGCGATGGCCGAGGTCGTCGCGGGGCGGCTCACCGGCGGCGAGGGCCGCTTCACCGAGGCCGACCTGTCGACGAAGCTCAAGCTGCTCGGGGTCGACGTGGCGAGCTTCGGCGACGCGCACGCGGCGACCGCCGGGGCGCTCGAGGTGACGCTGAACGACCCCGTGGCGGGCACGTACTCCAAGCTCGTCGTCTCCGACGACGCGACGACCCTGCTCGGCGGCATCCTCGTCGGCGACGCCTCGAACTACGAGACGCTGCGCGGCTTCCTCGGCGAGAAGCTCCCCGGCGACCCGATGTCGCTGATCGCGCCGGCCTCCGACGGGGCCGTGGGCGTCGGCATCGACGCCCTGCCCGACGGCGCCCAGATCTGCTCGTGCAACGCGGTGACGAAGGGCGCGCTCGTCGAGGCCATCAGCTCCGGCGAGGCCACGACCGTCCCGCAGCTCAAGGCCTGCACCCGGGCCGGCACCACCTGTGGCTCCTGCGTGCCGACCCTCGGCAAGGTCCTCGCGTCCTGTGGCGTCGAGGTCTCGAAGGCGCTCTGCGAGCACTTCGCGCAGTCCCGCGCGGAGCTCTACGAGATCGTCCGGGTGACCGGCCTGCGGACGTTCACCGAGGTCGTCGAGGGCTACGGCACGGGCCGGGGCTGCGACGTCTGCAAGCCCGCCGTGGCGTCGATGCTCGCGACCCTCGCCGGCGGGCACGTGCTCGACGGCGAGTCGGCGACGCTGCAGGACACCAACGACCACTTCCTCGCGAACATGCAGCGCAACGGCACCTACTCGGTGGTCCCGCGCCTGCCCGGCGGGGAGGTGACGCCCGAGGGGCTCATCGCGATCGGCTCGGTGGCGAAGGACTTCGGGCTCTACACGAAGATCACCGGCGGCCAGCGGATCGACATGTTCGGGGCGCGCGTCGACGACCTGCCGAAGATCTGGCGCCGGTTGGTCGACGCCGGGTTCGAGTCCGGCCACGCCTACGGCAAGTCGCTGCGCACGGTGAAGTCGTGCGTCGGCACCGACTGGTGCCGCTACGGCGTGCAGGACTCCGTCGGGCTCGCCGTCGCCCTGGAGCTGCGCTACCGGGGGCTCCGGTCGCCGCACAAGCTGAAGTCCGGGGTGTCGGGCTGCGCCCGCGAGTGCGCGGAGGCCCGGTCGAAGGACTTCGGGATCATCGCCACCGAGACCGGGTGGAACCTCTACCTCGGCGGCAACGGCGGGTTCACCCCGAGGCACGCGGAGCTGATCGCCTCGGACCTGGACACGACGACGCTGGTCCGCACGATCGACCGCTTCCTCATGTTCTACGTCCGCACCGCCGACCGGCTGCAGCGCACCGCGCCGTGGATCGAGTCGCTCGAGGGCGGCATCGACCACCTCCGTGAGGTGATCATGGAGGACTCGCTCGGCATCTGCGCCTCGCTCGACGAGCAGATGGCGGGTCACGTCGCGGGCTACGCCGACGAGTGGGCCGCGGTCCTGGAGGACCCGGAGAAGCTCGAGCGGTTCACCTCGTTCGTCAACGCGCCGGGCGTGCCCGACCCGACGATCGAGTTCGTCGACCACCTCGGCCGGCGGGTCCCGGCCGGGATGAAGGACGGCCAGCCGACCGACCTCGCCGCGCTCGGCCTCGGCGGGGTCCCGATCACCGACGGAGCCCGGATCCCGATGGGAGCGCCCGCATGA
- a CDS encoding CbiX/SirB N-terminal domain-containing protein yields the protein MTLVVLAHGTNDPAGRATWGALLTRVRALLPDVGVRLAWAGVARPQLADLLPKLPSGPVDAERGGAGPSGVVVVPAFLASGFHVRRDVPEQLASLGRDDVVVTEPLGPDAVLVDAALSRLRAARWTDQQVVLAAAGSTDPVAQADLRVAADLVRERVGGEVPVGYVAGGDPRLADVVAAQDGPVALLTWLLAPGVFHRWASGVGAAVVAEPLGDHPAVASLLVERYRASVALAS from the coding sequence GTGACCCTGGTGGTCCTCGCGCACGGCACGAACGACCCGGCCGGCCGCGCGACCTGGGGTGCCCTGCTCACGCGCGTGCGGGCGCTCCTTCCCGACGTCGGGGTGCGGCTGGCCTGGGCGGGCGTCGCCCGTCCGCAGCTGGCGGACCTGCTGCCGAAGCTGCCCTCCGGACCCGTGGACGCGGAGCGGGGCGGAGCCGGACCATCGGGCGTCGTCGTGGTCCCGGCGTTCCTGGCCTCGGGCTTCCACGTGCGCCGGGACGTGCCGGAGCAGCTGGCGTCCCTCGGCCGCGACGACGTGGTGGTGACCGAGCCGCTCGGGCCGGACGCCGTCCTCGTGGACGCGGCGCTGTCCCGGCTGCGCGCCGCCAGGTGGACCGACCAGCAGGTGGTGCTGGCGGCCGCCGGGTCGACGGACCCGGTGGCGCAGGCCGACCTCCGCGTCGCGGCCGACCTGGTGCGGGAGCGGGTGGGCGGCGAGGTGCCGGTCGGCTACGTCGCGGGGGGCGATCCGCGGCTGGCCGACGTCGTCGCGGCCCAGGACGGTCCGGTCGCGCTGCTGACGTGGCTGCTGGCGCCCGGGGTGTTCCACCGGTGGGCGTCCGGGGTGGGCGCGGCCGTGGTGGCGGAGCCGTTGGGGGACCACCCGGCGGTCGCGTCGCTGCTGGTCGAGCGGTACCGCGCGTCGGTGGCGCTCGCGTCCTGA
- a CDS encoding MarR family transcriptional regulator has product MHPTCRVAGVTAAPEEIDPLALENQVCFALAVAARSVIALYRPLLEPMGLTHPQYLVMLALWGGEPLSVTALSTRLALDPGTLSPLLKRLEAQGYLERRRVPGDERTLAVTLTAAGRALRTEAERIPPAIVERLGMPVEELLRLHGDLGAVIAAAREP; this is encoded by the coding sequence ATGCACCCCACGTGTAGGGTCGCCGGTGTGACGGCGGCCCCGGAGGAGATCGACCCCCTCGCCCTGGAGAACCAGGTGTGCTTCGCGCTGGCGGTGGCGGCGCGCTCGGTGATCGCCCTCTACCGACCGCTGCTGGAGCCGATGGGCCTCACGCATCCGCAGTACCTCGTCATGCTGGCGCTGTGGGGCGGGGAGCCGCTGTCGGTCACGGCGCTCTCGACGAGGCTCGCGCTCGACCCGGGCACGCTCTCGCCGCTGCTCAAGCGGCTCGAGGCGCAGGGCTACCTGGAACGACGGCGGGTCCCGGGCGACGAGCGCACGCTCGCCGTCACGCTCACCGCGGCCGGTCGGGCGCTGCGGACGGAGGCGGAGCGCATCCCGCCGGCGATCGTGGAACGGCTCGGGATGCCGGTCGAGGAGCTGCTCCGGCTGCACGGCGACCTGGGCGCGGTCATCGCGGCGGCGCGGGAGCCCTGA
- a CDS encoding LysR substrate-binding domain-containing protein produces the protein MSYLVAVADHGTLAAAASTLHVSPSAISVALDELERTLGVQLTLRRRAHGVQLTPAGRSAVTRGRRLLRDAGELATSLGEVAGVVSVGCYPTLAPTVLAPWIAALRGRHPRTRVAFVEDDQDRLQRRLLDGELDLAVLHDHGLSPDLDTEQVAANVPYLLVRRGHPASDLAAVADEPMVLLDLPPSSDHALAVCRELGVSPRIEHRTRSTEMVRALVAQGLGWSVLAQPVPDDGVARVPLPAEPLPVVAAWSRAVTRSPVVLAMLAARP, from the coding sequence GTGTCCTACCTGGTCGCCGTCGCCGACCACGGCACCCTCGCGGCCGCCGCGTCGACCCTGCACGTCTCCCCGTCGGCGATCTCCGTCGCGCTCGACGAGCTCGAGCGGACGCTCGGGGTCCAGCTCACGCTGCGCCGCCGCGCGCACGGCGTGCAGCTCACGCCGGCGGGCCGGTCCGCCGTGACCCGCGGTCGCCGGCTGCTCCGCGACGCGGGCGAGCTGGCCACCAGCCTGGGCGAGGTCGCCGGGGTCGTGTCGGTCGGCTGCTACCCGACCCTCGCGCCGACCGTCCTCGCCCCGTGGATCGCGGCGCTGCGCGGGCGGCACCCGCGCACCCGCGTCGCCTTCGTCGAGGACGACCAGGACCGCCTCCAACGCCGCCTGCTCGACGGCGAGCTCGACCTCGCCGTGCTCCACGACCACGGCCTCTCCCCCGATCTCGACACCGAGCAGGTCGCCGCGAACGTCCCCTACCTGCTGGTACGGCGCGGCCACCCGGCGTCGGACCTCGCCGCCGTCGCCGACGAGCCGATGGTGCTGCTCGACCTCCCGCCGTCGTCCGACCACGCGCTCGCCGTCTGCCGGGAGCTCGGCGTCTCGCCCCGGATCGAGCACCGCACGCGGTCGACCGAGATGGTGCGCGCCCTCGTCGCCCAGGGCCTCGGCTGGTCGGTGCTCGCGCAGCCCGTTCCCGACGACGGGGTGGCGCGGGTCCCGCTGCCCGCCGAGCCGCTGCCGGTGGTCGCGGCCTGGTCGCGGGCGGTCACCCGCAGCCCGGTCGTGCTGGCGATGCTCGCGGCCCGCCCGTGA